From the genome of Ktedonobacterales bacterium:
GGGCCGCGCCTCTTCTGGCTGGGTCGTATAGGGCGCAATCGTCATCAGCCCCAGCACGCGCAGATGCGGCAAAAGCAGCGCCTCAGCCGCCAGCAGAGGAAGCTCCGTAGGGCTTATCCCCTCTTTGGAGGCTTCGCCAGACACATTCACCTGCAACAAGACGGAAACCATTCGCTCGCGCGCCGCAGCGCCGCGCTCCAACGCCTCCGCCAGATGCAGGCTATCCACGCTCTGAATCAGATCAAACAATTCCACAGCCCGCGCCACTTTATTTGTCTGAAGATGGCCGATCAAATGCCAGCGAATCAGCGGGTACTGCAACTCCCTGATCTTGGCGCGCGCCTCTTGCACGCGGTTCTCGCCAAACACTTTCAGGCCCACCTCATACGCCAGAGCAATACGTTCAACAGGGACCGTCTTGGTCACAGCGATAATCGTCACATCATCCGCGCTGCGCCCGCTGCGCGTCGCAGCTTGCGCTACTTGCAAGCGCACCTCTCGAATGCGCTCTACCAGATCGTCCATCGTTCGCTAGCCCACATTAAGACCCGCCAACACCGCAAAACGCCCGGTCTTGCCGTGTTCGCGTCGGTGCGAAAAAAACAGGTCCGTGCGGCACGCCGTACAAAAAGGCATGATCTCGATATGTTCTGGAGCTACCCCAGCCGCCAGCAACTGCTGCCGGTTGGTCTCCTTCAAGTCCAACATCCAGCGATCAGAGCGTCCATCTGCATGCGGCTGAAGCGCCGCCGATTGCCTGAGTTCAGCCGAACGCTCGAACGCCTCTAACACATCTGGCCCAACCTCATAGCAGCAAGGGCCAATGGCCGGAGCCAGGCCCACCAGCAGATCGGTAGGCCGTGAGCCAAAACGCTCGGCCAGCGCCCGCACAGTCTGACCAGCGATGCCAAGAGACGTGCCGCGCCAACCAGCGTGAGTGAGAGCGGCCACACGCCGCACCGGATCGAAATACAAAACAGGCAAACAATCCGCAAACGAGATGAGGAGAAATACTCCCGGCTCCCTCGTCACCAGGGCATCGGCTCGCCGACGAAACCCCGGATCGCCAAGCTGGTCGTGGTCAAGCTTCCACTCCGCGCCAACCTCAATGACCTCATCACCATGCACAATCCACGAAGTCGCTATCGGCCAATCAGGCCGCCCCAGCGCCTGGGAAAGCAAGCGCCGATTCGCATACACTGTCGGGCGCTCATCGCCAACACTTAAACCCGTATTCAGACTTTCATAGGGCGCGGCGCTCAGGCCACCCTGACGAGAGAAGACCGCGTGCGCCATAGCCGGATATTGGGAGAAATGGTCAAACTGAAAATAGGTACTGGCTCCTTGCTGCTGCTCAATCACGCGCGCCTATAAACCTCCGCGAAAAGTGTCACCCCCACTCTCCCTTCCATGTGCTATTGTAGCATACGATTCACGCGGGCATCATATGCAGCGCCAGCACATCATCCGCCGCCAGCAGCAGATTGAGTTTCCCAGCGCCGCTGCACTCAGCACGCGAATGCTTATAGCTATATAGTGTCTCCACGCGAACATCCGTCAACCCTTCCAGCGTCAGCTTCAACTCGCCACGCTGTTCGCCCAGCCGATTCAGCAGAAAGAGCAGCCAGCTTCCATCAGGCAAGCGCCTCCGCACAGTCTCAATCTCCAGATCGCTCCCTGCCTGGCGCTGAACCCCGGCGGCATCCATCAATTCCACCACAAAGCGGCGCAGCCCGGCACGTTCTTCAGGCGTCAGCCGATAGTAAACTGACGTGGCATACGCCCCGCCCGGGATTGTCCCCAGCACTGTACTGGTCCCCCGTCCCACCTCCACACGATAGCCCGCCACCCGCGACCCGGAGCGCAGGACGACCTGGTCTGGCGGAACACCAATTACTCGGCCTTCCAGAATGCCATTCGCGCTATCGATCAAGTACATTCCACCCTGTTGTGCCAGACCGAAAAAGCGGATCAGCCGATAATCGCCACGCACCGCCGCGCCGCCCGCCGAGGTCAGCCGCGCGCCGGGTAACTTGATCGCCTGGCCTACCAACAGCGGTTCGGCCAGATCGCTTAGGTGCATCGCGGTAGGCATCACGCGCGCCAGCCTCCGCCGATTCAGCAGGCGGTAACGAATCCCCCAGCCGTTCAGCAGCCCCAGCAGCATTTTTCCTGCCC
Proteins encoded in this window:
- a CDS encoding YggS family pyridoxal phosphate-dependent enzyme, whose amino-acid sequence is MDDLVERIREVRLQVAQAATRSGRSADDVTIIAVTKTVPVERIALAYEVGLKVFGENRVQEARAKIRELQYPLIRWHLIGHLQTNKVARAVELFDLIQSVDSLHLAEALERGAAARERMVSVLLQVNVSGEASKEGISPTELPLLAAEALLLPHLRVLGLMTIAPYTTQPEEARPVFRRLRELRDDLRERFPRGSWDALSMGMSNDFLVAIEEGATMVRVGRALFGERPAKGA
- the pgeF gene encoding peptidoglycan editing factor PgeF, whose amino-acid sequence is MIEQQQGASTYFQFDHFSQYPAMAHAVFSRQGGLSAAPYESLNTGLSVGDERPTVYANRRLLSQALGRPDWPIATSWIVHGDEVIEVGAEWKLDHDQLGDPGFRRRADALVTREPGVFLLISFADCLPVLYFDPVRRVAALTHAGWRGTSLGIAGQTVRALAERFGSRPTDLLVGLAPAIGPCCYEVGPDVLEAFERSAELRQSAALQPHADGRSDRWMLDLKETNRQQLLAAGVAPEHIEIMPFCTACRTDLFFSHRREHGKTGRFAVLAGLNVG